CAATTAGTCTGTTGGATAGCACTGGCGGGTCGTACAAGTATTTTGGTATCACACAGGCACGTGAATTCAAGACGTAGTAAGCGTTCCTTATATTACGTACTTTCTCGTATGAGAACTACCGATGCCACCAACGTTACCATAATTTCGGCAAGGACATTAATCTCTGATGACCCATCACCAATTGTATATCTTAGGGTGATTTTGTACCGGCTTCTTCCACTGACCTAATTTGGTACTAATGTTGAAGAACACGACGAACACAACGAACACATGCTAGTCTAACGTCCGAAGACTGACGTACAGCTGTTCTGCTAGTCGCCAATCTAACAGGTAGCGTCAGCAACTGTATGTGATCATTACAGTACGTGATTTGTGAATTCATATATGTATTTGCTAGCAATCACGACTAGGCAgttcaagtttacattttgttatcaatataaccatggaggtaggaaggacctTCCTACTTCTATGATATAACAGAGATGTGTACTCCATGATAGTATCCAACATGAAACTGTTCACGTTTCGTACTTACTACTAGTGTTAGATTAGTGACATGACATAATTCCTCCAAACCCATCGGGTTTATATGTCACCTTCAAATATAATCCATACATATAGATTACAGATAGGTTGAAATAATCTCTTCTTTTTATACACACTTGTCTCCTAAGAAGTCCAGTGatggccatccctcatgggttcagtgttagtgcatgaggaaactggagtacccggggaaaatctgcgttgttcggtagactaagagtcaaactgaacaacactgtTATTACTTACAGCTGGGCAAATTTTAATGAATGAGTTCGAACCCAggccgcagtggtaagaggcaagtggtttaaccacttggccaccgacaagcCTTGTTGTCGGTCACAAATGAACATTCAGTgagtaagaaaaaaaaataagttaacTTCTATAcaaatttttttatgttaacgAGTTTGTACTTGAACTGAATCGTTACCTCCTTGTTATTGTATGCCATTGTCAAGTTAAATAGCATGTCATCCAGTCGTTCACACTACTTGTGTTCATATTGTCGCATGCTTTACtactatatttatttatctgtcaTTTGACCTAAATAAATATAGCTATTAGGTTGCAATGACAGGGATGTTCACTCTCATAAACGTTCTCAGATAGGATCCACATCCACATCAAGATAGTTCAGGTATGTCAAATCAAGGGTAGGGAAGGGTCGCCAAACTAAAGTTTCCGAGCATTTTATTGTATACATATCGTACAGGTCACTTGACCAGCAACAAGCACTGCTGCCGTTCTTGGTATTCTACACAGGAACAAACACATGATGTCATCATCTCAGAAAACAGGTCGCGCTCCGGGGAAGTTATGGTGACGTCAACACTAAGGTGTTTACCTCGGCCGTTATTCTACTCACCTGTCACATCTATACAATGGTAAAAAGACAAACCCAAAAACGTACGTGTCGTTGGTGTAAGTTTTCCGAACATAAGATTATGGCAGGTGCAATTAGCGATCTAAAAGTGTtcagaaattttattttgtgataaattACCTTGTTTGTGTTCGACAAGTTCTAACATTAAGAAGATAAGGGGAGGGTGAGAGCTTTCCCTTGTTTGTGGATTTACTACAACCATCTGTTGTTGTTCCTACCAACCAACCGACTGCCTACCTGATACCATGGCATTATACGGTCCATGTTTTCACTCTAATCGCCGATAATTCCCAGTTAGTGACTCTCTTTCATATTCAGTTACAGCAAAGAATGACATGGGTATAGAAAGACGGCTCTTTTGTTACGTCTACCCCTACCGTCCTTGCAAAAGATCAATCCCACGATAGGACAGCTTCAATATCTATACagacaatttcttttaaaattcaGTGTGTCAGATATAACTTATATTCAGTGTGTCAGATATAACGTATATACATTGAAccacagaccctacacgaaataCATGTTAAAACAACCTGTTGGATCAGCGAGTTTGTTGGTCGCACTAACCTTTCTAAATAATTGTGATATACATGAATTGGAATAGCTAGGGGTCTACTCTAACGGTGGTTCTCACTTAGGCAGAAATTTCCGATCAATTAAGCCGCAAGTGATCCGCATAATGACGTTGTCAACCGACGTTTTCCGTTTGAATCTCATTCTTTCGTTGTCCTGATCTATTACCTAAGAAGGCGGCGTCGTTTACCACACTGTATAAGACCTATATCATGTCTACCTTGCTTTTAGTATTTGGCCATAATGGAAAGAAAATGCTCGTAAAAAGTTCAATATAGCTAATCTCTGCAAATACAACGACTGCTTACATCAATAAACTCAGGCAATATCCTAAGCTAGGCCATCCGATAAATTAATCTACCTATTCATTCATAGAATTTAGCAGTATAAAAGGCAACGCACAAATAAACGTTATATTGTACTTATCGGGTTGTGAACTGTTCAGTCAAACGTTAAATGTACACCCATTACTCTAGCCCTAAATATATATAGCATTGTTAACAAGTCGTATTAGTTTTCCAAGTTGTACGATGGTATACCATTTCAAGCCAAGAGGTGGGATTTCATCGTCATTTATTCTGATAAATGAACCGAACAATCAAATTCCATTAGTGTTACAATTCCCGTTGCAACGCATTTAGAGATGACTGTGTGTTTGGTTTTGGCAACTAACCAAGGATACGAATGTAAACTAACCATTAACAATGTTTATTCTGATGAATGTATACATATTGTTCATAGTGTGAGAGTTGTAGTTGTCTAGTTCCTGACGTAGAAGCTGTGCGATGTCATGCCAGTCAAATATATCTCCAAGTTATTAACCAAGCAAATTTAAATCCAGTACTGTTATGTCGATTTGTCTGTTTGCACTTAGATACAGTAACCggtgatatttgaatgtttcgTAAATTCAAAGGTATTGTTTAGTATAGTATTGCTCGTTCAATTTTACACTTGGCCAATgattccattcattcattcattcattcattcattcattcattcattcattcattcattcattcattcattcattcattcattcattcattcattcatttattcattcattcattcatttcccCCTCCCTTTCTTCTtcccttccctccctccctccctccttcagTCATTCAGCCAGCCACTCCCTCCTTCTCCTTCCCCtatctcactcactcactcactcactcactcactcactcactcactcactcactcactcactcactcaatcccAGTGACTCTgccacccattcattcattcattcattcattcattcactcactcactcactcattcattcattcattcattcattcattcactcactcactcactcactcactcactcattcattcattcattcattcattcattcattcattcattcattcactgatacaCTTAAGCTAGTTAATTCATATCACTATTCACTCAATTGACCATTTTTCACTCATTCACTTACCCACCCTCCCATCCACTCATTTCTCTCCGTTCATTCATCAATCAGTAAGTGAAAGTAATAACTATTTATCACAGTATAAGATAATGACGTTTATGCCCATTTCTGACCGTTCCCTTAATAGATTTGAGACGTTGTTGCTATGACAGAATGTGAAGTAGAAAAACTATTCCGCTTAAGGATATCACGCCATAGTCATAATTTTCTACTCTTATATTTACCCTCTGTCGTTTTTATCGTGAACATTTCAAGTTGAAGTGTTCATGAAGACACACGATGCAGTGCTTGGCTGCTGTCTTAACACCAATATTTGTATTGTTCTGAGTGACGTCATTCTCAATCCCAAGTGTTCGCGTACTTTTACTGATGTGTAACTAATTGCAATCGCATCTTTCGAGTCCAGATCGCTTTTTTAACTTATTtcaataaacatgtatatatatagtgcccatacatatatatattatttcacattgttctTTTTAAGTAGATAAACATAATAAAATTGGTTTATAAAtttaatatccaaaataaataccaaattctcatccactTGGCAACTGTGTGACTTGAATGTTTGATGATGAGATttcaaatgggggggggggggttaatgcCCAAACAGTCCAATGACGAAAATGCTTTTCTGAGAAAAAGACCGAAACTTATTCGTTCACTAGATACtttatagtctggatgctaactgtggtttctaaccactgtctgttcaaagtccctcaatcagcacagaaagttgttcatccaatcagtgaaccccagctgTTATaatgacgtaaacagtgtatgaGCAGCATCCtaagctgacaaatataccatatttggacattacataactgccccaatgaACACACACTTTATGGGGGACTGTGTTGTTGGTTAGAATTGTGCGATTGATTAACAAAGTCATGATTTGATGTCAATGACCGTGTGGGttgctgtggatgaattttaaattacatctcatgcGGATCACGACTTCTAGaataacgactttgactatacagtGAAGGTATAactcgtaacgatactgtatatgaactagactaagGTGCTTATGACCCTAAACCAAATTTAAACcctattatatattttcaaccagaacaatgttagtaagattgaACAATAAAAAGCAAACTAACTAAATTGTCATCGGGCATTTTTAgcaaatgacaaaaacaaacattttaaccaGGTCTTCCTTACTCCAAGTCAATGTCTTTATCTAGTTATCTTTCAGAATAGATATGGCCTTTTGTGAGATCAGAaatcacacatgtacaaatttaaaattgtttaacgtgaaatatcacaaaaaagGGGTGTTAGGCCCTTTCGGCACTAACCACTTCACATACAACGATCAATTGATATCAAACAATATGCTCTGTGTACAACTGTACACCTTGTGTTGGGCTGAAGTGGTTGCTGAGACCCATTATCACTGAAGTTCTGGTGTGGTTGTGAAAATTTCAAGTATGAAATCACACTGCACAGTGGCTTAATGGATGGAGCTGTTGTAGGAGTCATTGTCTCTAGCTTCTGTCAGATTTAGCAAGGCATTCATCCATAAACGATTTCATTGTTATACGTCAGACTACTCAAGGAAATAATGGTCCGAGAGTATACTTAAGTAGGACCATCTGGCGTCAGATTTATAGGTATCTTCCTTTCTCATTAAAAATATGTAATCttggtacatttgtaagttACAGAACTTACATCGGGTACTTGTTAAATTTGGCAATATTAGCCCATAGACTTTTCTCGGTTTACTGTTTACGAAGCTCTATACACCTGGCTTCTTGAGACAGAATCCCCAGGGAAAGTCTCTGAGCTCGGTAAGATCATGTACGCAGTCAATGCTCATTATAAATGTAGTATTTGTATTTACTATTGATGGAAAACAGCGTATATGCTtgaatgtgacctttgacctaacttTTACCAAGATCCATTATTAAATAATCACTCTTGATGTCCAAAGATATCTACTTTTTGTAGTGTTTGTAATAGCGTTGATAAAGTTTTCTGTAGTAAATCAATCAACGCGTTGTAGGTAATTTATATCAAGATGTGAGCTAAGTAGCTATACTTTGTCAACGGAATGAGAAGTTCATATAAACCAATTTCTTGCACTTTCGAAATCAAAGTTTGCATACCTTAATATTAACAGTATTTTGACACGTGTCTTGATACCAACCGTTGACagttccatattttttttactacaaatataaaGTGAGGCATGACAAGATCCCCACCCCAACCACCGTAGCCGACTATTCGGTAATGCTTGATCTTTGTAGCATCCAGAGTAGAGCAACCCCCCTCCCACTAAAAACTTTATCACAGATAGCTAGATGAAGGTTATATAAATGCACAAAACATAATATGTTTCATAGACATTGCCATGTGAACTTGACAGATAAAGTCACCGCAACGTAAAAAGCTTTTGGCATCCGAAAAGGGAAGACAGTAAAATTGCTGACGGAATGTTTGTCATCCGAAAAGGGAAGACAGTAAAATTGCTGACGGAATGTTTGTCTAAGATGACAAGACTCATGAAAACAGATTAACGTTTCTGTATAAACGCTTTGAATCAAATGTATTGTATAACACtgtggtattattacatttgtgCATATTATTATACATTACTATGTTAGTTAAAGATAAACTTTACTTCAGGTGTATCTTGAAgtgaaaacaataacattttattttattttttaggaCAAAACTGTCAGAACGGCAGGATGATGTGCATCCAAAATTATGCGGTAGAAACAAACTCAAAAGTCCAAATCCAACCCATTATGACAACTAAAGTACGGGAAACCGATGGTAGATACAGTGATATACCTCCTGATATATTACAAGCTTTAGATGAGGAGGTTGCAATGTTAACAGCtcagatgtaagtacatgtatataaatatagagTGTGTGATATTGAGTAGTCAACACAGGTTATCTTTACGGGGCCAATCCTCACCATTTGGTTAATATACGTACAGGATAGTTTACTGTGATTTTACCACTTGGCCGTTATAAAGTACAATGGTTTAGAATATTATTGTGGACGGGATTCATTTGTATGTGAGCAATCCTTggagatctgtctgtctgtctgtctgtctgtctgtctgtctgtctctttctcgcagtctgtctgtctcttgtctgtttctgtctgtctgtctgtctgtctgtctgtctgtctgtctgtctgtctgtctgtctgtctgtctgtctgtccgtccgtccgtccatccgtcactgtctgtctgtatctctctcgcagtctgtctttctgtctatccgtctgtccgtctgtctgtctgtctgtctgtctgtctgtctgtctgtatcttacGATTGTACGAATACTGAATCAAAAATTAAACTTACTAGTAAACTTACTAGGATAGAATTTATCTTCTTAGTATTGTAGGCCAGCAACAATTTTGTTGAACCGTCATCCCATTGTGCACGcttatgttattttgttttctttcaaattgtgttttttttctgttatatATCATGTCAAATATTGCACACAATACACTTATTTGCtacatttttcaatttcttcatTTTAGGAGCGATTTTGCAGGGGAATCACTAGAAGCGTTAACCAGTGGCAGTACTCATACTGATGGGAATCTGTGGAAGGACGATATGAATTTTGAAAGGTCGAATGGCTTTtgttatttgaatattgatgaccGACATGATATCTTGCGTGATATGGGAATGCCTGAACTGACAGGTCATGAACGCCATTTCAACATCGACTTGGAAGTTGCTGAAATAACAGGTGCTTTCAAACCAAACGGATATCGTCTTGGCAATATGGCGGCAAGGTTCAAGTCTGGCTACCTCATAGACAATGATGACGGGTTTGATTCGTCACTTCCGTTCAGACACTTCCGTAATCGCTATGGCAACTCTACCTCTCTTATTAATACACCCGTTGCCAAGGGATTCTTTCCAATTCGTGAGAACACTCCTCTCACGGGAGAAAGTAGAGACACAGATAATATTACCAGCCCCTCAATATTGAAACCCAAAGCTACAAAAATACTTTCTCCCTTGCCGGTATCAACAAGAGACAAAATGGCGGTCGACAAAATACTTGAAGCAACTACAGTACCGGATTTGATGTTATCAGCCTTGCAAAAGTCTACCATCCCTCGCCACTTGACTCATGGCAGTGATCATGACAGCGGTCGGTCCTCTGGGCAATCTTCAGAAGAGAAAACATCCCTTGATGAAGAACCATTCTCGATTTCTGACAATACGAAAAGTCCGCCAAAAATTATTCGTAAACAATCACGTCAAAAGCGAACGTCTAAAGGACAACGGAAGGATAACTTGGCAAGATTTTTCAAATCATTCAAAGGATCTCCTAAGTTGGGAGGAAAAGACAAAGAAAAGGGGGAATCTGGCACTGAAATGTATGAGTTGGATGAAGGGGAGGTTGAGGAATGTGCGAGTCACGTGGTACCTACGTCACTTCCTAGGGGTATTATAATTGATGATGATATGAAACAACCTGACTCTACACCAAATACAAAAGTAAAGaaagtaacctttgacctcccCGCGTTTGGTAGTCAAAGGTACGATCATTATGAAAGTGACGGCTTCTTCTCAGATGaagaggatgatgatgatgatgattcaAGTTCATGGACAGGAAGTACGTCATCATTTTCGTCCTGGTCATCTTGCTCAACGTGTTGTTCTTCTTGCTGTTCATGCTCGTCTTGTTCAACGTGTTTTTCAGATCTTACAATGACTACAACGCAGAGTGAGTGGGAAGACGTTGAATTGTTCTTTACCGACGACGATTATCTCATAGACGATGATGATACAACTGGAAACTTAAGTAGGCCATGCAATACGAAACGATCTTTTCTAAGAGGtcagaacagcgccctcaacgacttGTTAAATAAAAACGACTTTAGTGTGACTCTGGCCACATCACTTATGCCCCTACCTCGTGTGAAAAAGGAAATTGAAACAAGTATGCCACCGACTTTAGAACAATCTCAGGAAGTGTCGACTGTTTACCTCTAGGGGGcagtatacaaaaaaaaacagacgCTTTATCGataatatgtaaacaaacaagaaattgGCATTGATATCATCTTATTTGCCTCTCTAATCTGTGATTGGCTACGTCAACTTGGAAAACAAACTTCTTTCGGATTAATCATTATTAGGCGATGTTGTGATAGGAGGAATGCTATTCATAAGTTAACGTCATACTCAGGCGACGCTGTGATTGGAGGAATATTGTTGACGTCATACTCGACACAGACTTAAGGCAGAGAATGTTAGTTGATATATATGCTGAGATTGAAAAGCATACGTCACGAACTGTATTTTATCTACCCAGCAATTTTATAAGACCAAGATTAATAAAGACAAAGTTTGATTCAATGAATCGCATTATTTAACAACCAAATTCCCCAAAGAAGATATAAAATGTATGGATATGTCTTAAAAGTATAGTCACGTGTCGATTCATCAGGACGATTGGCAATTAGTAGTATCTAGATATCAGTAAGTTATATAAACAGTAATTGGATTCAATAATTCAATACTTAAGATTACATACACGATATTCAAAAtcgtttttatttatttccatattGTAAATACTGTATTAGTTTTTAcgtttacaaatgtatatgccATACAAGATTGAAAACCTTCggtattaaaataataataataataataataataataataataataataataataat
This is a stretch of genomic DNA from Glandiceps talaboti chromosome 9, keGlaTala1.1, whole genome shotgun sequence. It encodes these proteins:
- the LOC144440239 gene encoding uncharacterized protein LOC144440239 isoform X2; translation: MMCIQNYAVETNSKVQIQPIMTTKVRETDGRYSDIPPDILQALDEEVAMLTAQMSDFAGESLEALTSGSTHTDGNLWKDDMNFERSNGFCYLNIDDRHDILRDMGMPELTGHERHFNIDLEVAEITGAFKPNGYRLGNMAARFKSGYLIDNDDGFDSSLPFRHFRNRYGNSTSLINTPVAKGFFPIRENTPLTGESRDTDNITSPSILKPKATKILSPLPVSTRDKMAVDKILEATTVPDLMLSALQKSTIPRHLTHGSDHDSGRSSGQSSEEKTSLDEEPFSISDNTKSPPKIIRKQSRQKRTSKGQRKDNLARFFKSFKGSPKLGGKDKEKGESGTEMYELDEGEVEECASHVVPTSLPRGIIIDDDMKQPDSTPNTKVKKVTFDLPAFGSQRYDHYESDGFFSDEEDDDDDDSSSWTGSTSSFSSWSSCSTCCSSCCSCSSCSTCFSDLTMTTTQSEWEDVELFFTDDDYLIDDDDTTGNLSRPCNTKRSFLRGQNSALNDLLNKNDFSVTLATSLMPLPRVKKEIETSMPPTLEQSQEVSTVYL
- the LOC144440239 gene encoding uncharacterized protein LOC144440239 isoform X1 is translated as MVKRQTQKRQNCQNGRMMCIQNYAVETNSKVQIQPIMTTKVRETDGRYSDIPPDILQALDEEVAMLTAQMSDFAGESLEALTSGSTHTDGNLWKDDMNFERSNGFCYLNIDDRHDILRDMGMPELTGHERHFNIDLEVAEITGAFKPNGYRLGNMAARFKSGYLIDNDDGFDSSLPFRHFRNRYGNSTSLINTPVAKGFFPIRENTPLTGESRDTDNITSPSILKPKATKILSPLPVSTRDKMAVDKILEATTVPDLMLSALQKSTIPRHLTHGSDHDSGRSSGQSSEEKTSLDEEPFSISDNTKSPPKIIRKQSRQKRTSKGQRKDNLARFFKSFKGSPKLGGKDKEKGESGTEMYELDEGEVEECASHVVPTSLPRGIIIDDDMKQPDSTPNTKVKKVTFDLPAFGSQRYDHYESDGFFSDEEDDDDDDSSSWTGSTSSFSSWSSCSTCCSSCCSCSSCSTCFSDLTMTTTQSEWEDVELFFTDDDYLIDDDDTTGNLSRPCNTKRSFLRGQNSALNDLLNKNDFSVTLATSLMPLPRVKKEIETSMPPTLEQSQEVSTVYL